The Calditrichota bacterium genomic sequence GCGTCGCTCTTGCCGCAGAATGAGTTTGAGATCACGCCTGAGCAGGTCATTATGGCCGTCAAGGAGGAGATGGCGCGGCTGCTGGCGGCGTAGGCGAAACATCTTGCATTCCTATCTCAAATATGCTATTATTAGTGAGTCATACTTGATGGTTAAAGACCTAATCTCACACGAAGGGAAATGAATGGACGTTCGCTACTATGTGATGAAAGTGGTAGAGAGCCAGCGAGGGGAATGGCTATACGCTTTGCCTTCCGACGCTTTGACAAGAGATGAAGGAATGATAGAGTTGCTTGCTGAACGAGGGAACGACTTAAGAAGACCCCACATTGATTACTTGAAATCAGGTATCTACGAGTTAAGGTGGAGAGTGCATAAGCGCCGATTTAGGTTGTTGCTTTGCTTACATAGAGGAGTTGCGTTTCTACTACACGGAATAATAAAGAGGTCTAATAGTGTGCCATCAGATGACATCGCACGAGCGATAAAGCGAAGACAAGAACTTATTGATAGATATAAATAGCATATAAACAAAAGCAAGGAACGATCATGCTACCCAAGGGCGAGGATTGGAGCGAGCGATCCACATCTGCTCTCGATGTCATTCGGGATCGTCGTGCCGCAGATCCGGTTCTGGCTGCAGAACTCGACGAGATCGGCCGTAAACTGCGGCTTGGTATCGCCATTCAGGAATTGCGTGAAAGGCGTAAACTGACGCAGATGCAACTCGCGCAGTTGACCGGGACCTCCCAGTCCGCTATTGCCCGTATCGAGAGCGCGGATTATGAGCGGATGTCGCTTTCGACATTGCAGAAGATTGCCCGCGCGCTCAACGCCGATCTCAGCATCACCTTTCGTCCACATCGATGGCGGAAGAGCCCACCGACCACCGCAACGGCCGGTTGACTTGACCACCACTATCGGGGCTGTCCGTCAGGGCAGCCCCTTTGCATTTTAGCGCGCCGGCTGCAACGAGGGGCTTGACATCATGTCCCGCGGGTGCTATATTATCTGTCAAAGAATGATTGACGCCTCTAACTTACCCGCCTGCAACGGCGCCTGCCCCGACCTCGACGTCGATGAGCGCTTCAATGCAACGGTGCAGGAATATGTCGAAGTGATCCGCGATCTGATCGAAGCCGGCCCGGTCGCTCGCGTAAAGGACATCGCCGAGCGGCGCGGTGTGACGCGGTCGTCGGTCTCGATCGCGCTGAAAGACCTGCGCTCTCTGGGCCTCGTTCAGCACGAGCATTACGGCTATGTCGAACTGACCGACGACGGCCGGGAATTGGGCGCAGTGTTGTCGCGGCGGCATGCGGTGATTCGGACGTTTCTTGAGAACATCCTTGGTCTTCCGGCCGAAGCGGCCAACAACGAAGCCTGCCGTCTCGAGCATGCGATGAGCCCGGAGACTCTTGATGCGCTGGTCGAGTATGTCCGCCGGCTCGAGGGTTGCCCGTGGTGCAGTTTTGCGCCGGTCAAGGCTATGCCGGGGTAGTATGGGACTCTTTTCGCACCGGTCGCCGCCTCGCGAGCCTATCGCCACCGGGACTTTCAACTGCACTTGCGCAGCCGAGAGATATGCTGAAGCGATGCGCCTCGGCGACGTGCCGTCCGGCTCCGAGGTGCGGGTCTGCTGCCTCGATGGCGCCGGCCCGATTGCGCGACGGCTGGCGGAAATGGGCTTCGTCCCGGGAACCTTGATCGAAGTCGTTCGCCGGGCCCCGCTATCCGATCCTATCGAGTTCCGACTTCGAGGCTACCTGGTCAGCCTACGCCGCGAGGAAGCCCTCCTAATTCGCGTCCACTCCACTTTATCTGATCCTTCCGCCATCGGGCAAGCGCCTGCCGGCGATGCCTCCGACCGATGACCCGTCCACTGCTTCATCTCCATTCCCATCACCACGGCTCGGGATCGAGTCTGACCACTGGCCGACGCGACGGCGAAGCCCTAGTTGCTTTGGCAGGCAATCCCAACTCCGGCAAAACGACGATTTTTAACCAGTTGACCGGCTCACATCAGAAGGTCGGCAACTGGGGTGGAGTGACCGTCGAGCGGCGTGACGGCTGGGTGAAGTCGAATGGGAGGTTGCTGCGGATCGTTGATCTGCCTGGAATGTATAGCCTCTCGGCGGTCTCCCCCGACGAAGAAGTAGCGCGTGACTTCATCGTCCATGGGTTTGGTGCCGAAGGTCGTCCTGACATTGTCGTCCAGGTTGTCGATGGCGGACGGCTCGAGCGGAGTCTGCTATTGACGGTGCAGTTGATCGAGCAGGAACTGCCGCTGGTTCTCGTCCTCAATATGTTCGATGAAGTGCGACGCCGGAACTTGCTTATCGATCCCAAGCGACTCAGCGAGCAACTCGGCATCCCGGTAGTGCCGACTGTCGGCAACCGGGGCGAGGGCATCCGCCAACTGGTCGAGACCCTCGCCGACCGGCTGGACGACTCCCGCGACGGCGCGCTTCATATTGCCTTTGATGACGCCACCGAGGCGACGTTGGCCGGCATCCGGCAACTCTGCGCTGACACCGGCCGACCTATCGGACGAGGGTATGCGATAGGGCTACTCACCCGCGAACCATCGGCTCCGCGGGGGATCGATGCCGGCTTGATGAAGCGAATTGAGGCTGAAATAGAACGTCGCCAGCCGCGCATTGGCCGGACGTTCACTGAAGCCGTTACGCATACCCGTTACACGGCGATATCGAAATTGCTCGCCGAATCGGTATCCTCCACTGCCGACCACCGGGAGGGTCTGACGGCGCGGATCGACCGGGTGATGCTCGACCCCTGGCTCGGCATCCCGATCTTCCTCGCGCTGATGTTCGGGCTCTTCCAACTCACCTTCACGGTGGGAGCGGTGCCGATGGACTGGATCGACGGACTGATGTCCGGCCTCGGCGAGATGGTCAAGGGCGGCGTTCCCGGCTTATGGGGCGAGGTTCTTGGCGACGGGATCATCGGCGGCGCGGGGATGATCCTCGTCTTCCTTCCTAACATCCTGATCCTGATGATGGGGATTCATCTCTTCGAAGATTCCGGCTATATGGCGCGAGCGGCGTTCCTTATGGACCGCTTGATGCGCCTGATGGGTCTGCACGGCAAGGCGTTCATCCCGCTGCTGATGGGATTCGGCTGCAATGTTCCGGCGTTGATGGCGAGCCGGACGCTCGAGAGCCGCCGCGACCGGCTCTTGACAATGCTCCTGACGCCCTTTATGAGTTGCAGTGCGCGGCTGCCGGTCTATGTGATAGTAACGGCAGCCTTTTTCCCGCGGACGGGCGGCACAATCATCTTCACGCTCTATCTGGCCGGTCTGATGGCAGCGCTTCTTCTGGGACGCCTCTTCAGCCGGACGCTCTTGAAAGGCCAGTCGGCGCCTTTCGTGATGGAACTGCCACCCTATCGCTGGCCGACCGGCCGAACGACCTGGAACTTGCTCCGCTTCAACACCAA encodes the following:
- the feoB gene encoding ferrous iron transport protein B, whose translation is MTRPLLHLHSHHHGSGSSLTTGRRDGEALVALAGNPNSGKTTIFNQLTGSHQKVGNWGGVTVERRDGWVKSNGRLLRIVDLPGMYSLSAVSPDEEVARDFIVHGFGAEGRPDIVVQVVDGGRLERSLLLTVQLIEQELPLVLVLNMFDEVRRRNLLIDPKRLSEQLGIPVVPTVGNRGEGIRQLVETLADRLDDSRDGALHIAFDDATEATLAGIRQLCADTGRPIGRGYAIGLLTREPSAPRGIDAGLMKRIEAEIERRQPRIGRTFTEAVTHTRYTAISKLLAESVSSTADHREGLTARIDRVMLDPWLGIPIFLALMFGLFQLTFTVGAVPMDWIDGLMSGLGEMVKGGVPGLWGEVLGDGIIGGAGMILVFLPNILILMMGIHLFEDSGYMARAAFLMDRLMRLMGLHGKAFIPLLMGFGCNVPALMASRTLESRRDRLLTMLLTPFMSCSARLPVYVIVTAAFFPRTGGTIIFTLYLAGLMAALLLGRLFSRTLLKGQSAPFVMELPPYRWPTGRTTWNLLRFNTKMFLRRIGTLVAAFAVLIWFLSNFPRAAVAPDPVEDGVETAYAESTYIYRMAGWAEPVFEPLGFTLKMDIALISGFVAKEIVVATMGVLMTGDSEAEEATLVQALQREVPSPAAALAFLVFVLLYTPCLTTVVTLQREARAWQWTAFSVAYQTGVAYLAAWGTLVVARGLGMG
- a CDS encoding ferrous iron transport protein A, which produces MRLGDVPSGSEVRVCCLDGAGPIARRLAEMGFVPGTLIEVVRRAPLSDPIEFRLRGYLVSLRREEALLIRVHSTLSDPSAIGQAPAGDASDR
- a CDS encoding metal-dependent transcriptional regulator, which gives rise to MSRGCYIICQRMIDASNLPACNGACPDLDVDERFNATVQEYVEVIRDLIEAGPVARVKDIAERRGVTRSSVSIALKDLRSLGLVQHEHYGYVELTDDGRELGAVLSRRHAVIRTFLENILGLPAEAANNEACRLEHAMSPETLDALVEYVRRLEGCPWCSFAPVKAMPG
- a CDS encoding helix-turn-helix transcriptional regulator is translated as MLPKGEDWSERSTSALDVIRDRRAADPVLAAELDEIGRKLRLGIAIQELRERRKLTQMQLAQLTGTSQSAIARIESADYERMSLSTLQKIARALNADLSITFRPHRWRKSPPTTATAG
- a CDS encoding type II toxin-antitoxin system RelE/ParE family toxin; translated protein: MDVRYYVMKVVESQRGEWLYALPSDALTRDEGMIELLAERGNDLRRPHIDYLKSGIYELRWRVHKRRFRLLLCLHRGVAFLLHGIIKRSNSVPSDDIARAIKRRQELIDRYK